The following are from one region of the Candidatus Neomarinimicrobiota bacterium genome:
- a CDS encoding CBS domain-containing protein, translated as MRMTIDDKITSALKESTLARLKLKSPVMVDAGTEVAVAIEKMNQTDYGYVLVMENGILIGIFTERDILMKMASISDTDGKSIDEFMTRDPVTLRIDSTIAKAVYEMSAHGYRHLPVLDKNGEKCVGMVAAKNIVKFVADFLPDQVYNLPPTPNQQMLTPEGG; from the coding sequence ATGCGGATGACGATTGACGATAAAATTACCAGCGCATTAAAAGAATCAACTCTTGCCAGATTGAAGCTTAAATCGCCCGTAATGGTTGATGCAGGAACTGAAGTAGCAGTCGCAATAGAAAAAATGAATCAGACTGACTATGGCTATGTGCTTGTTATGGAAAATGGTATTCTAATCGGAATTTTCACAGAAAGAGACATACTGATGAAGATGGCGTCAATAAGTGACACTGACGGTAAATCCATTGATGAATTTATGACTCGTGATCCTGTAACTTTGAGAATCGACAGCACAATCGCTAAAGCAGTTTACGAAATGAGCGCTCACGGGTATCGCCATCTACCTGTATTGGATAAAAACGGCGAAAAATGCGTGGGTATGGTAGCGGCAAAAAATATCGTAAAATTCGTAGCCGATTTTTTACCGGATCAAGTTTATAATCTTCCTCCAACTCCAAACCAGCAAATGTTAACTCCTGAGGGAGGGTGA
- a CDS encoding CBS domain-containing protein: MRCPQCDSDNFPGEDYCENCGTDLRESDLFTPEGLGAKVLSDTITNLDPPEPLVVNSDATVKDAVELMKTRGHGSVIIVDEGKFNGIFTERDLLKRVVSKGLEADSVIISKVMTKKVQTLKETDSIAFALNRMSIHSIRHIPIMRKNKPVGIISVRGMLKYLAEHTLEKA, translated from the coding sequence ATGAGATGTCCACAGTGTGATTCGGATAATTTCCCGGGAGAAGATTACTGCGAGAATTGCGGAACCGATCTCAGAGAATCAGATTTATTCACTCCTGAAGGATTGGGCGCAAAAGTTTTGAGCGATACGATTACAAATCTCGATCCGCCTGAACCGCTGGTTGTCAATTCGGATGCCACTGTTAAGGATGCTGTTGAACTGATGAAAACAAGAGGGCACGGAAGCGTAATTATTGTTGATGAAGGGAAATTCAACGGAATATTCACCGAAAGGGATTTGCTTAAAAGAGTCGTGTCGAAGGGATTGGAAGCCGATTCTGTGATTATTTCAAAGGTAATGACAAAGAAGGTTCAAACTCTGAAGGAAACAGATTCAATCGCATTTGCATTGAATAGGATGTCAATACACAGTATCCGGCATATTCCGATTATGCGTAAAAATAAACCTGTAGGCATTATATCAGTGAGGGGAATGCTAAAATATTTAGCAGAGCATACTCTCGAGAAAGCATAA
- a CDS encoding flavin reductase, with protein MTAENKDQSFKNIFKKFNYGVYLLGSAHNGSYDLITCTWAMQGSYENEELIVNIGKERPISSLIRESRLFSLSILAVENVEEATVCAKSSEKREKALKTLQFETTEDNLPFLQNSLAYLKCEVTDIFELESSLLVVGNPIGGKVLSDGVSLTLHEYYKLSG; from the coding sequence TTGACAGCTGAAAACAAAGATCAATCGTTTAAAAATATTTTTAAAAAATTCAATTACGGCGTTTATCTTTTAGGAAGCGCACACAACGGTTCGTACGATCTGATAACCTGCACGTGGGCAATGCAAGGATCCTATGAAAATGAAGAACTGATTGTAAATATAGGAAAAGAGCGTCCGATCTCTTCTTTAATCCGGGAAAGCCGTCTATTCTCATTATCAATTCTCGCTGTAGAAAATGTTGAAGAAGCGACCGTTTGCGCAAAATCGTCAGAAAAACGTGAAAAAGCTCTTAAAACTCTGCAATTCGAAACGACTGAAGACAATCTTCCATTTCTACAGAATTCACTTGCGTATCTGAAATGTGAAGTGACGGATATATTCGAATTAGAAAGCAGTCTGCTTGTGGTAGGCAATCCGATTGGAGGAAAGGTACTTTCCGACGGTGTTTCACTCACATTGCACGAATACTACAAATTGTCAGGCTGA
- a CDS encoding sodium:solute symporter family protein encodes MIYFWVSLIYLLILIVVGAIRSGKVNDQTDFMVAGRKLGPLVLVGTLLATWVGTGSIFGNAERTYEIGIIGLILPLGGIAGIIVLYFVAGRVRKFKQFTVQDILETRYNKWARIFGTITVVTAYTTIVSYQYRAGGAVINIINPNIDTSTGVIISAVFVIIYTALAGMYSVAYTDLVNGILIVVGIILAVPFLASEVGGIEGMRQILPADHFQFFGVLSGWEVMGILLPPFLLMLGDANMYQRFFSAKDEKTAKQAVIFMLVGVAVVETMIILAAWYASGLNWGIENHGRIIVLAAFNNLPVILGSLIIAAVIAIIVSTADSFLLVPATSIVRDIYQRFIEPDASPKKIVLLSRVVIVVLGIVAYLLSTLDDKFLAVAFYAYTIYGAGITPALLAAFFWKRATTAGGISSILVGTFVTIVWKNMDLNTLVPSAMGLDGVEIDAVIPAITLSVLTLVGVSLFTDPPREEQWKPFAAE; translated from the coding sequence ATGATCTATTTTTGGGTATCACTCATCTACCTATTGATTCTCATTGTAGTAGGCGCTATCCGCAGCGGAAAGGTTAATGACCAAACAGATTTTATGGTGGCCGGGAGAAAATTGGGACCGCTCGTTCTTGTTGGAACCCTTCTGGCAACGTGGGTCGGAACAGGAAGTATATTCGGCAACGCGGAACGGACTTACGAAATTGGTATTATAGGGTTGATACTTCCTCTTGGAGGGATAGCAGGGATTATAGTTCTCTATTTTGTTGCCGGAAGAGTCAGAAAATTTAAACAGTTCACTGTTCAGGATATCCTTGAAACCCGATATAATAAGTGGGCTCGAATTTTCGGTACAATAACGGTCGTCACCGCTTACACTACGATCGTATCTTATCAGTATAGAGCAGGTGGAGCAGTGATAAATATAATAAATCCGAATATAGACACATCTACGGGAGTAATTATCTCCGCTGTCTTCGTGATAATTTATACGGCTCTTGCCGGAATGTATTCGGTCGCATACACCGATCTCGTCAACGGGATTCTTATTGTTGTGGGTATAATCCTCGCAGTTCCTTTTTTGGCGTCGGAAGTTGGCGGTATCGAAGGTATGAGGCAAATTCTTCCGGCAGATCATTTTCAATTTTTTGGTGTGCTCAGCGGATGGGAAGTTATGGGTATTTTACTTCCGCCCTTTCTTCTAATGCTCGGCGATGCAAATATGTATCAGCGGTTTTTCTCGGCAAAGGATGAAAAAACCGCCAAACAAGCTGTAATTTTTATGCTTGTGGGAGTTGCTGTAGTGGAAACTATGATAATTCTCGCAGCGTGGTATGCCAGCGGATTGAACTGGGGAATTGAAAATCATGGAAGAATAATTGTATTAGCCGCATTTAATAATCTCCCTGTTATTCTCGGCAGCTTAATAATCGCCGCTGTTATCGCTATAATTGTCTCAACCGCTGACTCATTCCTTCTCGTTCCTGCTACAAGTATTGTTAGGGACATTTATCAAAGATTCATTGAACCCGATGCTTCTCCAAAGAAAATTGTCCTTCTCTCGAGAGTGGTTATTGTAGTTCTGGGGATTGTCGCCTATCTGCTCTCAACATTGGATGATAAATTTCTTGCCGTAGCCTTCTATGCTTATACTATTTATGGAGCGGGAATTACACCGGCGCTGCTTGCGGCATTTTTCTGGAAAAGGGCAACCACAGCCGGTGGCATCTCTTCTATCTTAGTAGGAACATTTGTTACAATAGTTTGGAAAAATATGGATTTGAACACGTTAGTTCCATCGGCAATGGGATTAGACGGGGTGGAGATAGATGCTGTGATACCCGCTATTACCCTATCGGTATTAACTTTGGTCGGTGTGAGTTTATTCACAGATCCGCCGAGAGAGGAACAGTGGAAACCGTTCGCTGCCGAATAG